Genomic window (Pseudomonas sp. MM211):
TGCTGGGCATGGTCTACAACCGCGGCTGGATTCGTCAGGGCCTGTGGCTGCCGCTGCTACTGATTGCCGGTTCACTGCTGGCCATCTATCACTTGGATAATTCCATGCGTCTGCTGCACTGGGGCGTGCCAAGTGCGCTGATCGTCGCCGCCTGTATCGCCATGGAGCCTTGGTTCAACGACAACCGTCTACTGGCGCGGATGGGCGATTGCTCCTACTCGGTGTATCTGCTGCATGTGATCGTGCTGTCACTGGGCTGGTACCTGCAGGCCAGCCTGGATCTCAATCCTTACTGGGTGATCGCCGCCTGTATGCCGCTGATTGCTTTAGCGTCCTGGGGCAGTTACGAGCTGATCGAAAAGCGGTTTTTCGTTCACGCCAAGGCTTGGTTCAGTGAAAAAGCAGTCAATGGAAGGCCTCAGATACTATCCTGAGTAAAATAGTAGGACTTTATCCGAGGGCGCCATTTGGCGTACACTGCGCCACATGACCGTGAGGAGTTGCCATGAGCACAATTACCATTACCGATGCCGCCCATGATTACCTGGCAGACCTGCTGAGCAAGCAGAACACTCCGGGTATCGGCATCCGTGTTTTCATCACCCAGCCGGGTACCCAGTATGCGGAAACCTGCATTGCCTATTGCAAGCCAGGCGAGCAGAAACCCGAAGATCAGGCCATTGGTCTGGCTAGCTTTACCGCGTGGATCGATGCCGTCAGCGAACCGTTTCTCGAGGACGCAGTCGTCGATTACGCCACCGATCGCATGGGCGGCCAACTGACCATCAAGGCGCCGAATGCCAAGGTACCGATGGTCAATGAAGACAGCCCGCTCAACGAGCGCATCAACTACTACCTACAAACCGAAATCAATCCTGGTCTAGCGAGCCATGGCGGCCAGGTGACGTTGATCGACGTGGTCGATGAAGGTATCGCCGTGCTGCAGTTCGGTGGCGGTTGCCAAGGCTGTGGCCAGGCCGACCTGACGCTCAAAGAAGGTATCGAGAAAACGCTGCTCGAGCGCATTCCTCAGCTCAAAGGCGTGCGTGATGTGACCGACCACAGCAACAAGGAAAACGCCTACTACTGAGTGGCGTGCTTGATGGTATACAAGGCGACTCCGGTCGCCTTTTCGGTTTTTAGAGTGCTCGCGTTCACGAAAGCAGGATTACAGTAAAAGCGTAATGGCTTTTTGCTATAGTTTGTCTGCAGGGCTCTAGGATGGGGCCACCGTTGTCGGAATTTTCACCGCAGCGTAACGAAAGCCGGGCACAGGCTCACCTTCTTGAGGCGTTATTGATGCCCAAAGCATCTCTTCTGATATGTGACGATTCGAACATGGCCCGCAAGCAACTGTTGCGAGCCTTGCCCGCGGATTGGCCGGTGACGGTCAGCCAGGCCAGCAATGGCCAGGAAGCGCTAGAGCTTTTGCGAGCGGCGCATTTCGATTTGTTATTACTCGATCTGACCATGCCGGTGCTCGATGGCTATGGCGTGCTGACTGCGCTCAAGGCGGAAGGTCGTGAGCAGAAAGTTATCGTGGTATCTGGTGACGTGCAGGACGAGGCTGTACGGCGCGTTCAAGAGCTCGGTGCGCTGGCCTTCCTGAAAAAACCAGGCGACCCTGAGCTGTTGCGTCAAACGTTGGACAAACTGGGTTTCCTGAATACGCCAGCGGCACTCGCGAAACCGGTCGCTCCCGCGCTTAGCGAGCCCACAGTGTCGTTTCGCGATGCTTTTCGTGAAGTGGTCAACGTTGCCATGGGCCAGGCAGCAGCGCTGCTGGCGCGAGTGCTGGGCGTATTCGTGCAATTGCCGATCCCCAACGTGAATATCCTCGAAGTCAGCGAACTGCATATGGCCCTTGCAGATGCCCAGCGTGGCAACGGGTTGACCGCCGTTTGCCAGGGCTACATCGGTGGCGGTATCTGCGGTGAAGCTTTGCTGATTTTCCATGATTCGGAAGTGGCCGACATGGCCAAACTGATGGATTGGCAGCAGCAGGACTTCTCTGCCATGGAAATGCTCCTCGACATGTCCAGCGTGCTGATTGGGGCCTGCCTGAGCGGTATTGCTGCACAACTCGACGTGAGCTTTTCCCAGGGCCACCCTCAGATACTGGGCGAGCATGCTTCCATCGACGAACTGATCCGTATCAACGGTCAACGCTGGCGCAAGACCCTGGCGGTGGAGGTGAGTTACAGCATCGAGGGGCATAACATCCATTTCGACCTGCTGCTGCTGTTCACCGAAGATTCGGTGCCGCTGCTGACCAACAAACTCGCCTACCTGATGGAATGACAGACATGGTCGCGAACATGGATTTGAACGAATTCCACTGGCTGCTGGCGATCGTGCAGAGTATCGACGTTGGCGTGGTGGTAATGGATCGCGACTACCGGGTTGAGGTCTGGAACAGCTTCATGGAGAACCATTCCGGCCGCACGGCGCGAGATGCGTCAGAGCGCTCGTTCTTCGAGTTGTTTCCTGAGGTCGAGGAAAGTTGGTTTCGCCGCAAGGTGGAAAGCGTGGCCACTCTGGGCACACCGGCCTTTACCATCTGGGAGCAACGACCCTACCTGGTGCGCTTCAAGAACTACCAGCCGATTACCGGCCTGGAAGACTTCATGTACCAGAACACCACCGTGCTGCCGCTGCAGGCCACCAACAGCAAGATCGAGCACCTGTGCCTGATCATCTACGACGTCACCAGCGTTGCGGTGAACAAGCGCCAATTGCAGTCGATGAATGATCAGTTCAAGCATCTCTCGCGTACGGATCGGCTGACCGGGCTGAACAATCGTGGGCATTGGGAAGAAGAGCTCAAGCGCGAGCATGGCCGTCATCGGCGGTATGGCAGCAGCGCGTCGCTGGTGATCTTCGATATCGACCATTTCAAGAAGGTCAACGACACCTACGGCCATCAAGCAGGCGATGCCGTGATCCAAGGTCTGGCCCATGTGGTGCGCGAGCAGATTCGCGATACCGACATCGCCGGGCGCTACGGCGGCGAAGAGTTCGTAGTGTTGCTACCGGATGTCGACTCGGCGGGTGGGCGGGTATTCGCTGAGCGCCTGCGTGGTGTCGTCGAGCGCTTGCAAATCAGTCATGAAGGGCAGGTGATTCCCTTCACCATCAGCCTCGGCGTGGCGGATCTGAGCGAGCCCTGCAACGACCATCAGCAACTCATCGAGCGGGCTGACCAGGCCCTGTATAGCTCCAAGCGCAACGGCCGTAACCAGGTGACTGTTTTCGGCGCTTGATGGCTCACTCCGCTACCTTCCGCCTAGCGGTATGAGCGTCGCGCGTTACCAGTATGTGGGATAGCGGGCTTTGCGGCTCGCGTTGTTATAGACCAAAGCAACTACGGTCAGTAGCACGGCGCCACTGAGCGTCGGGTAGAGCAGGAAGTCCCAGCTTGGCTGCGCGAGAAAGACGATTACTGGGTTGGAACCCGCCGGCGGGTGTACGGTACGGGTCAGCATCATCAGTGCGATGGCGCTACCTACCGCGAGTGCCACAGCCCACCAATGCGGGCCGCAGAGGTTCAGAAAAACCAGCCCCGTGAACGTGCTCAGCAGGTGCCCGAAGACGACGTTGCGCGGTTGCGAAAAGGGCACATCGGGAAAGCCGAATACCAGCACGCACGATGCGCCAAAAGACCCCAACAGCAAGCTCAGGGTTAGTACGTCTCCAAGCCCGGCAATAGCAGCGATCGCTATCACCCCGCCAAGCCAGGCGATGAACACCTGCCGAAGGTGCGGGCGTGGAGGTAGAGCAGCGGTGTCATCGCGGAGCTTCTTCACAAACTCAAGCATCATTGTATTCCGAAATCATTTAGGTAAGGCACAGCCGGCTGGGTTATGGACTCGCAACGTAGACGGCGGGTTGGCCGGCAGCTTTGCGGCCGGCCGGATCGGTCGACGAACCAGTTCGCCTGCGCAGTTCGGGCAGTGGCCTTGCAGGTGTGTGTCGGCGCAATCACTGCAGTAGGTGCATTCGAACGAACAGATGCGTGCTTCACTGGACTCGGGTGGCAGGTCGCGGTCGCAGCATTCGCAGTTGGGGCGCAGTTCAAGCATGGGATATCTCCTGGCCGAAACGTTCGGCATATTCCTGAGGGCTGATGGACAGATGTTTGTGAAAGACCCGGCGCAGGTTCTCCGGATGGCCGAAGCCGGTCAGACGCGCGACCGTAGCGATCGAGGCCTGGGCGTCCTGGAGCAGCGCGCGAGCAGCCTCCAGGCGAATGCGTTCCACGTAGCGTGCCGGGCCAGTGCCTAACTCTCTGGCGAAAACCCGCGATAGGGTGCGCGGCGCCATTTTCGCTTCGCTGGCCAGCGCCTCCAGAGATAGGTCTGCACCCAGATTGGCAGGTATCCAGTCCAGCAATTCGGCAAGCCGGGGCGTACGGCTGGGTTCGGGGGCGAGCAGGGCGCTGAACTGTGCTTGGCCGCCAGGGCGGCGCAGGAACATCACCAGCCGTCGCGCCACGGCCAGCGCCATGCTGCGGCCGAGATCGGCCTCGACCAGCGCCAGGGCCAGATCGATACCGGCCGTCACACCGGCTGAGGTGAACAGGTGGTTGCTGCCACTCGCACTGGCGGGGTCGTAGGTGTGCAGGCAGTTGCTATCGACGCGCAATTTATCGTGCTGGCGCAGGGTGTCGATGTCGGCCCAGTGGGTGGTCACGCGCTGGCCGTCGAGCAGGCCGGTGCGGGCGAGGATCAAAGCGCCTGAGCAGACCGAGCCAAGCCTGCGTATGTGCGGCTCTGCGTCGCGCAGCCAGTTCAGCAGGGGCTGGTTTTCACACTGTGCGGTTTCACCGATACCGCCGGGAATCAGCAGGGTGTCCAGGCTGGCCGGGTCGCAGTCGGCCCAGGCAGCGTCTGCCACTACGCGCATGCCTGAAGAGCTGCGCACGGCGCCTGCCTGCTCAGCGAGCATCAGCAAGCGATAGGCGTCGCCCAACCCGTGGCGATTGCGCTCAGCGTTGGCGGAGGCGAACACCTGCAAGGGGCCGACTACATCCAGACTCATGAAGTCGGTGTAGATCAACGCGGCGATGCATCTGCTTTCGTCCATGGCAATCCCTCAGGGAAGATGGACAGAGTGTGCGCGGGCGAGAAGGTGGCGGCAATGACATTATTCCCACAGATCTCGCCACTTCGAAGATGGGCTCAGGCCGCTGGGATCTTTTCCAGAAAGCGCATCAGCAGACTCTCTTCGGAGCGCAGCCCTTTACGTGCTGCTGCCAGGCGCAGATCGGCCAGCTCACCGGCATGGAAGGCGTCTATCAAGGCGGGATGGATATAGCACTTGCGGCACACCGCCGGGGTGTTGCGCAGCTCCTCGGCAACCTGTTTGACCATCGCCACCACATGCTTCTTGGCCGAGTTCTCGGGCTGCCACTCCAGTTCACGCAGCAGCGTCAGGGCCAGGGCGCTTCCTGCCCAGGTGCGGTAATCCTTGGCGGTGAAATCGGCGCCCGTCAGCTCACGCAGGTAGTTGTTGATGTCGCTGGAGGTAACGGTATGGCGCTCGCCATTGGCGTCCAGATACTGGAACAGATGCTGCCCCGGCAGCTCCAGGCAGCGACGGATGATGCGCGCCAGGCGCCGGTCGCTGACCTCCACTTCGTGCTCGATTCCGCTCTTGCCGCGGAAGTGGAAGCGTATGGCGCTGCCCTGCACCTCGACGTGGCGGTTTCGCAGCGTCGTCAGGCCGTAGGAGCGGTTCTCTTTGGCATAGCGCACGTTGCCGATGCGGATCAGGGTGTTGTCGAGCAAGGTAATGACCGTGGCCATGACCTTTTCGCGGCCGTGTTCGGGCAGCAGCAAGTGTTGCTCCACGGTCTGGCGCAGTTTCGGCAGGGCTTTACCGAATAGCAGCAGGTTGGCGTACTTGTCGGTGTCGCGGACTTCGCGCCAGCGCGGGTGGTAGCGGTATTGCTTGCGACCACGTGCATCGCGGCCGGTGGCCTGCAGGTGGCCCTTGGAATCTGGGCAGATCCACACGTCGACGTAGGCGGGTGGAATGGCCAGCGCGTTGATGCGAGCGATCTGCTCGGCATCGCGAATGCGTTCACCGCCAGGTTCGAAGTAGCAGAACTTGCCGCGCAGCTTGCGCCGAGTGATGCCAGGGCCGCTGTCATCGACGTAGTGCAGATCACTGGGTAGTTCGGGGATCAACGGCGAGTCGCTCATCGACGGCACTCCAATACGGTAATGGAGGTGCCAACCAAGAGGTAAGCGACGCAATGCGTCATCGGAAACCGCTGTACTTCAACGACGTAATGCATGCCGGCCAGCTCGTTGCGACGGATAAATACTTAGCCAGCCGAACACGATCTTAAGTTCAGTGTTTCCGAATGCGGTGAACCGGGAAATAAAACAGGGGAGGGATGTTTCAGTACCGAGACAAGTTGCCGCACCAGAGGTGCGGCAACTTTCATGACATAGTGAAAGTGAGCGACTACCGCTCTATTCCGGCATGCTCCACGGCGCGAGGTTAAAGCCTTTGCTGCTCAACTCGTCGCGGGATTTTTTCAGGGCCTTGGCCAGCTCCTGTGGGTCGCTGTAAATGCTGCTGGTGAGTTGCGTACGATCGATCAGGCGAGTGCTGGTGCGGTCTACGACCGTAAGGCTCAGCACGCCGGTGCCGTCCTGGGGGGCCCAGGCTACACAGTGAAAAGGTTGAAAGGCACGATCGGCAATCAGCAGTGCATCATTGAAACGCAGCGAAGCGTTCATGGGGTCGGTTCTCCGAGGTTTTCCCAGTGACTCATAGTGTCAGCGAGCTTGTTAACGCTGACGTTCATAGCTGTTGATGTTTCGATGAGCCCTGCAAGTCACATCCGAATCAATTAATTTTTCAAAAAACCGAAAATTAAATTGTGAAGTTGACGAGCATCAAAGTTTTCAAGGGTTAGGACACTCATTGCGTTACCAACCATTGAAACGACACCAACAGTTAATAGGAAAATAACCTGAGTATTCGGTTCCGTTTGGTTCCGTGTTTTTTATCAATAATGGCAAGCGTTTAACGGCAGTAGGCGAGCTGCTGCCAGTTTTCCGACGTTTACGTCGTGAAACGCTGCCGGGATCTACAGTGGCTGCAGGCGATCAGCCAGGCTGCCTGCCTCTAGCAGCTCGAGAAACTCATCACCCAGGCGCTGGCTTTCGTCCATTGCCAGGCGCCAATATCGCTCGCGCCCGGCGTCATCACCGAGAAAACGGCTGAAATCCTTGCGATCCGGCAGCTTGCCGTAGGGCAGACGTGCCAGGTACTCGCGCGACGGAGCGAGGAGCAGGACATTCTGCAGGCGTGTGGCATCACCGCGACGCCAGGGCATGCCCTTGTCGAACCAGCCGGGAATGATGCGATCAGTAAAATGCGGGTACAGCACGATGTCGTCACCGCTGTAGGGCAGATCCAGGTGGTAGTCGAGCAGGCCGCCATCTCGATAAGTGCCCGGGCCCACGCCGGGGATGTCGCGTACGCCCTGCATCACGAACGGTATCGAGCCCGATGCCAGCAGCGCATGGCGCAAGTTGCCGATATCCAACGGCAGGCAGCGCGAAGGAAAATCGGTGAGCGGGTGCAGCGGTGGTGCCAGGCGCGCGTCGTGGAGAATCACCCGCTCGAAGTGGCGGGCCAGACGCGGGCGCCCCAGAATGTTGCTGCCCATCACCGACGAGAGTCCCAGCCCTAGTGCGCGCTTGCCATCTTCGGCAAGCAGCCCGTGACTTTTCACCACCATGATATTGAGCCGGTAATGAGCATTGTCGAGTACATCGGCATCCTGCTGCTGCAGCAGTTCGTCGAGCATTTGCGTGCAGCGCCGGGACACCTCGAGCATGCTCACGCCCTTGGCGAAACGCATGCCGGTATACAGCTCGCCCAGGCGCCGTAATGCCACAGCGGGCTCTGGCAGACAGGCACTGGCGAAGCGCCAGGAACCAATCGAGGCGCCGATCAGTGAGCGTTCCCGCGGTGCGCGCGCCAGCCAGTCGCCGAACAAGGCGATATCCAGCCCCTGGATGCCGAGTGCCTTGGGTCCACCAGCCGCACCGGGCAGGGTACCGACATCCGCCGGCTGCAGATTACGTTCGCGAATGCGTGCCAGGGCACGGCGGCCAGCCTTGAGGGTAAGGGCGGGGTACTTGATCTGAATGGCGCTCATGCGGGGCTCCAGTTGCGAGCGACCAGTATAGAGGCCGGAGGTATGCAGGTCTGTGGAGCAATTCAGTTTGAGTTAAGTCGCCTCCCTTAATCTGAACACCGTCGAAACAGATCACCAAGGAGTTAACCGTGAAGAAATTGACTGCATTGTTCGCCGCTGCCGCCCTGACCGCCACCGCCGGTATCGCCCAGGCCCGTGACCTGGGCCCGGATGAAGCGCTGAAGTTGCGTGACGCCGGTACCATCCAGTCCTTCGAAAAACTCAATGAGGCTGCCCTTGCCGCACATCCGGGCGGTAAACTGGAGGACACCGAACTCGAGGAAGAATATGGTCGCTACCTGTATCAGGTAGAAGTGCGTGACGCCCAGAACCGCAAATGGGATGTCGAACTCGACGCGACCAATGGCACCATCCTCAAGAACCATCAGGATGATTGATGAAAGGCAACCCGGTTTTACGCTTCATTTCCATCATGCTGCTGGTGACGCTGACCTGCGCCGCCAGCGCGCGTGACCTCGACCAGGACGAGGCGCGGGATCTGCGCTTGAGCGGCGTGATCCTGCCGCTCGACCAGTTGATGCGTGAGGCGCTGCAGCGTTACCCCGGCGCGACTCTGCTCGAGGCCGAGCTGGAGGAAGAGGACGATGTCTTCGTTTACGAAGTGGAACTGCTGACCCGCGAGGGCGTGGTTCGCGAGTTGGAACTGGACGCCCACGACGGGCGGATTCTGAAGGATGAGGTAGACGACTGACATGCGCCTGTTGCTGGTGGAAGACCACGTTCCTCTTGCTGATGAGTTGATCGCCTCGCTGACCCGCCAGGGTTACGCGGTGGACTGGCTGGCCGATGGCCGCGATGCGGTCTACCAGGGTGCCAGCGAGCCCTATGACCTGATCATTCTCGACCTCGGTTTGCCCGGCAAACCGGGGCTCGAGGTGTTGCAGGAATGGCGTAAGGGTGGCCTCGCTACCCCGGTGCTCGTGCTCACCGCCCGCGGCTCGTGGGCGGAGCGTATCGAAGGGCTGAAGGTCGGTGCCGACGATTACCTGACCAAGCCGTTTCACCCTGAAGAGCTGCAGTTGCGCATCCAGGCGCTGTTACGTCGTGCCCGCGGTTTGGCCAATCAGCCGCAACTGCAGGCTGCCGGCTTGCATCTGGATGAAGGCCGGCAGTGCGTCAGCCGTGGCGAGCAGGAGATCGAGCTGACCGCTGCAGAGTTTCGTCTGCTGCGCTACTTCATGATGCACGCCGGGCAGATTCTCTCCAAAAGCCACCTGGCCGAACACCTCTACGATGGTGAAACCGAGCGTGACTCCAACGTCATCGAGGTTCACGTCAACCACCTGCGCCGCAAGCTCGGCCGTGAAGTGATCGAAACCCGTCGTGGCCAGGGCTACCGGTTCTGCGGTAGCGCCGCTTGAGGTCGATTCAGCGGCGTCTGAGTCTCGGCCTGATCAGCGTGCTGTTGATCATTGGCCTGCTACTGGCACAGACCTGCCTGTGGCTGTTCGACAACAGCCTGCGCCGCTACATGCAGTCGGGGCTCGAGGAGGAGGCTCAATCGTTACTGATTGCCCTGGTACGCGGCCCTTCCGGTATCCAGCTGGATGAATCGCGGCTCAGTGCAGCCTTTCAGCGACCATACTCCGGGCTTTATTTCCGTATCGACTTTGCCGACAAGAGCTGGCGTTCACGCTCATTGTGGGACAGCGAACTGCAGCCCTCGGATATCGATGGCCTGCAGCCCGAGCTGCAAGACGGGCCACAGGGACAACTGCTGGTCGCCTACCGCGGCGAGTACAGACGCTTTGGTCAACAACTGACCATCTCCGTGGCACGCGATTACACGCCTGTTCTGGAAAGTTTTCGGCGCGTACAGCGCATCGGCCTTGGCCTGGGCCTGGGTAGCCTGGCGCTGATTCTGTTATTGCAACGCATCGCCGTCAGCCGCGCTCTGCGCCCACTGGAGCAGACCCGTGTGCAGATCGCCCAGCTGCAGCAAGGCCAGCGCTCGGAACTGGATGAGCGGGTACCCGAGGAGCTCGAGCCCTTGGTCGAGCAGATCAACCATCTGTTGGCCCACACCGAAGACACCCTGAAACGCTCGCGCAACGCCCTCGGCAACCTCGGCCATGCCCTGAAAACGCCGCTGGCGGTATTGGTCAATCTGGCCTCGCGGGACGAACTGCGTGCTCATCCAGAGCTGCGCGACAACCTGATCGAACACCTGCAGCAGATCGAACAGCGTATCGCCCGCGAACTGGGCCGTGCTCGGCTGGCCGGCGAAGCCTTGCCCGGTGCGCATTTCGATTGCAAGGAAGAGTTGCCGGGGCTGTTCGCCACCCTGGGCATGATCCACGACAGCGGCCTGGAGTTGAGTTGGCAGACTTCGCCGCCGGATTTGCGCCTGCCACGCGACCGCGAGGATTTACTGGAGCTACTCGGCAACCTGCTGGATAACGCCTGCAAGTGGGCGGACAGCCAGGTGCGCCTGCAGATCGTACAGACGGCCGATGCTTATGTGCTGAGTGTCGATGACGATGGCCCTGGGATCGAAAGCGAGCGCCGCGAGGATGTGCTGAGCCGGGGCATTCGCCTGGATGAGCAGACCGCTGGGCATGGTTTGGGCTTGGGCATCGTGCGCGATATCGTCGACGCTTGGGGCGGCACGATATCGCTGCATGACAGTGACCTGGGTGGGCTGCGGGTGAGAATCGAGCTGCCTTTGCGCGCTCGCTGAGCGCCGTAGCGAGGATTTACCCGGGTTTCGCTTCGCACTACCCAGGCTACGGGCCTGGCTCGATGCGGGGGCATCCGTCATGAATGCCCCGCCATTGCTTACATGCCGTTGGTGAAGGCCGGATCGCTCAAGTCGATATTGGCCCGCACCGGCTTCAGCGCTTCACCGTATTGAGCAAGGATGTCTAGGGTGTAGTCGATACGCGCGCGAATGCGGCTGTCGTCTTCGCTGGCCGGCTGCTCGTCATTGAGCACCTTGGTCACCTGGCGGATGATCAGGTGCTCGGGCAGGTAGTTCACGCGGCAGTTCTTGTAGCTCGAGCTGCGCAGCTCGGCGATCGGGCTACCGCCGCCAATACCCGACGATACACCCACCAGCAGACCCGGCTTGTGGGCCAGCTCGGCCTTGCTGGCATAGATGAAGAAATTCTTGATTGCCGGCCCGGCCATGCCGTTCCACTCGGGGGCGATCACCACCACCGCATCGGCACTTTTCAGGCGTTGGCTGTAATCCGGCCACGTGCCTTTGTCTTCGGCAGGCCAA
Coding sequences:
- a CDS encoding patatin-like phospholipase family protein produces the protein MSAIQIKYPALTLKAGRRALARIRERNLQPADVGTLPGAAGGPKALGIQGLDIALFGDWLARAPRERSLIGASIGSWRFASACLPEPAVALRRLGELYTGMRFAKGVSMLEVSRRCTQMLDELLQQQDADVLDNAHYRLNIMVVKSHGLLAEDGKRALGLGLSSVMGSNILGRPRLARHFERVILHDARLAPPLHPLTDFPSRCLPLDIGNLRHALLASGSIPFVMQGVRDIPGVGPGTYRDGGLLDYHLDLPYSGDDIVLYPHFTDRIIPGWFDKGMPWRRGDATRLQNVLLLAPSREYLARLPYGKLPDRKDFSRFLGDDAGRERYWRLAMDESQRLGDEFLELLEAGSLADRLQPL
- a CDS encoding response regulator, whose product is MPKASLLICDDSNMARKQLLRALPADWPVTVSQASNGQEALELLRAAHFDLLLLDLTMPVLDGYGVLTALKAEGREQKVIVVSGDVQDEAVRRVQELGALAFLKKPGDPELLRQTLDKLGFLNTPAALAKPVAPALSEPTVSFRDAFREVVNVAMGQAAALLARVLGVFVQLPIPNVNILEVSELHMALADAQRGNGLTAVCQGYIGGGICGEALLIFHDSEVADMAKLMDWQQQDFSAMEMLLDMSSVLIGACLSGIAAQLDVSFSQGHPQILGEHASIDELIRINGQRWRKTLAVEVSYSIEGHNIHFDLLLLFTEDSVPLLTNKLAYLME
- a CDS encoding DNA topoisomerase IB; translated protein: MSDSPLIPELPSDLHYVDDSGPGITRRKLRGKFCYFEPGGERIRDAEQIARINALAIPPAYVDVWICPDSKGHLQATGRDARGRKQYRYHPRWREVRDTDKYANLLLFGKALPKLRQTVEQHLLLPEHGREKVMATVITLLDNTLIRIGNVRYAKENRSYGLTTLRNRHVEVQGSAIRFHFRGKSGIEHEVEVSDRRLARIIRRCLELPGQHLFQYLDANGERHTVTSSDINNYLRELTGADFTAKDYRTWAGSALALTLLRELEWQPENSAKKHVVAMVKQVAEELRNTPAVCRKCYIHPALIDAFHAGELADLRLAAARKGLRSEESLLMRFLEKIPAA
- a CDS encoding NADPH-dependent FMN reductase — translated: MLDIVLVSGSSRPDSQSAKVAHFLRQRLIALGKTSAELSQVIDLGTGPLPLWPAEDKGTWPDYSQRLKSADAVVVIAPEWNGMAGPAIKNFFIYASKAELAHKPGLLVGVSSGIGGGSPIAELRSSSYKNCRVNYLPEHLIIRQVTKVLNDEQPASEDDSRIRARIDYTLDILAQYGEALKPVRANIDLSDPAFTNGM
- a CDS encoding response regulator transcription factor, which gives rise to MRLLLVEDHVPLADELIASLTRQGYAVDWLADGRDAVYQGASEPYDLIILDLGLPGKPGLEVLQEWRKGGLATPVLVLTARGSWAERIEGLKVGADDYLTKPFHPEELQLRIQALLRRARGLANQPQLQAAGLHLDEGRQCVSRGEQEIELTAAEFRLLRYFMMHAGQILSKSHLAEHLYDGETERDSNVIEVHVNHLRRKLGREVIETRRGQGYRFCGSAA
- a CDS encoding GlxA family transcriptional regulator — translated: MDESRCIAALIYTDFMSLDVVGPLQVFASANAERNRHGLGDAYRLLMLAEQAGAVRSSSGMRVVADAAWADCDPASLDTLLIPGGIGETAQCENQPLLNWLRDAEPHIRRLGSVCSGALILARTGLLDGQRVTTHWADIDTLRQHDKLRVDSNCLHTYDPASASGSNHLFTSAGVTAGIDLALALVEADLGRSMALAVARRLVMFLRRPGGQAQFSALLAPEPSRTPRLAELLDWIPANLGADLSLEALASEAKMAPRTLSRVFARELGTGPARYVERIRLEAARALLQDAQASIATVARLTGFGHPENLRRVFHKHLSISPQEYAERFGQEISHA
- the nfuA gene encoding Fe-S biogenesis protein NfuA, which encodes MSTITITDAAHDYLADLLSKQNTPGIGIRVFITQPGTQYAETCIAYCKPGEQKPEDQAIGLASFTAWIDAVSEPFLEDAVVDYATDRMGGQLTIKAPNAKVPMVNEDSPLNERINYYLQTEINPGLASHGGQVTLIDVVDEGIAVLQFGGGCQGCGQADLTLKEGIEKTLLERIPQLKGVRDVTDHSNKENAYY
- a CDS encoding DUF1272 domain-containing protein, producing the protein MLELRPNCECCDRDLPPESSEARICSFECTYCSDCADTHLQGHCPNCAGELVRRPIRPAAKLPANPPSTLRVHNPAGCALPK
- a CDS encoding PepSY domain-containing protein, with product MKKLTALFAAAALTATAGIAQARDLGPDEALKLRDAGTIQSFEKLNEAALAAHPGGKLEDTELEEEYGRYLYQVEVRDAQNRKWDVELDATNGTILKNHQDD
- a CDS encoding PepSY domain-containing protein; the encoded protein is MLLVTLTCAASARDLDQDEARDLRLSGVILPLDQLMREALQRYPGATLLEAELEEEDDVFVYEVELLTREGVVRELELDAHDGRILKDEVDD
- a CDS encoding sensor domain-containing diguanylate cyclase, which codes for MVANMDLNEFHWLLAIVQSIDVGVVVMDRDYRVEVWNSFMENHSGRTARDASERSFFELFPEVEESWFRRKVESVATLGTPAFTIWEQRPYLVRFKNYQPITGLEDFMYQNTTVLPLQATNSKIEHLCLIIYDVTSVAVNKRQLQSMNDQFKHLSRTDRLTGLNNRGHWEEELKREHGRHRRYGSSASLVIFDIDHFKKVNDTYGHQAGDAVIQGLAHVVREQIRDTDIAGRYGGEEFVVLLPDVDSAGGRVFAERLRGVVERLQISHEGQVIPFTISLGVADLSEPCNDHQQLIERADQALYSSKRNGRNQVTVFGA
- a CDS encoding HPP family protein, whose translation is MKKLRDDTAALPPRPHLRQVFIAWLGGVIAIAAIAGLGDVLTLSLLLGSFGASCVLVFGFPDVPFSQPRNVVFGHLLSTFTGLVFLNLCGPHWWAVALAVGSAIALMMLTRTVHPPAGSNPVIVFLAQPSWDFLLYPTLSGAVLLTVVALVYNNASRKARYPTYW
- a CDS encoding sensor histidine kinase, with product MRSIQRRLSLGLISVLLIIGLLLAQTCLWLFDNSLRRYMQSGLEEEAQSLLIALVRGPSGIQLDESRLSAAFQRPYSGLYFRIDFADKSWRSRSLWDSELQPSDIDGLQPELQDGPQGQLLVAYRGEYRRFGQQLTISVARDYTPVLESFRRVQRIGLGLGLGSLALILLLQRIAVSRALRPLEQTRVQIAQLQQGQRSELDERVPEELEPLVEQINHLLAHTEDTLKRSRNALGNLGHALKTPLAVLVNLASRDELRAHPELRDNLIEHLQQIEQRIARELGRARLAGEALPGAHFDCKEELPGLFATLGMIHDSGLELSWQTSPPDLRLPRDREDLLELLGNLLDNACKWADSQVRLQIVQTADAYVLSVDDDGPGIESERREDVLSRGIRLDEQTAGHGLGLGIVRDIVDAWGGTISLHDSDLGGLRVRIELPLRAR